GAAAAGGTTATTGTTGGGATAGATGATACTGATACAAAAGAGGAAGGAGCCACATGGGTTTTAGCTAATGAAATTGGTAAGGTCGTTGAAAAGAAGGGTTATGGGTATTATATGGACCATACAATTGTTCAACTCTATCCAGGAAATCCAAACAAAACACAAAATTGTGTCTCTATTGCTTTAACCTTTGCTGTTTATCCTAAATATAAATACAAAATTGATGATTTAATAAAAAAAGAGTTAAAGGAAAAGAGTTTGTCTGATGATACTGCTATGGCAATATACTATGGGATAACCCCATCAAAGAGTATGAAGTTATTTACTTTGAGAGCAAAGAGGGAATTGGTTTCAATAGAGGACGCGAGAGCAGTTGCAATGCAAAATGACATAAGAATTATTAAAGTTAATGGTGAAGGCGGAATTATTGGGGCAGTTGCTGCCTTAGGTCTTGCTGAACACCATGACATTGCTGCAAAATTGCCTGAAGATATATAAGAAACCTTTAAAAAAGGTTTCATCCAAATCGGATGCATTGCTTCGCTTCGCTCAGCAATGCCTCTTAGATATATTATTTGGCAAAACTGAAAGTTTTGCCGTAATTGTTGTAAATTCTTAAAGATTTATACCTTATTTCAAATTTTAAAGATGGATAAATGTTATCTTAGAAATTCATTAATGCATAAATATAATGGCAAAACGTTTTACCGTATATCAAACAACCATAACCAAAATAAATTTTTTAGACGTTTGATGAAACACAATAATTACATAAGTTAAAAAATATTCAAAAACAATCTTGTTGAAAGCAAATAATCATTCCTAATGCGCAACTATACCCGTTTCGCTCGGTGATGCCTCGTAAATTGCTTTATAACTGTTATCACTTTGCTTGGCATCTCTCCTTATAGTATTTCCATTGATAATATTTTTCTATATTCCTATAACCAATAAAACACACCTTTTTTAGATTAAAAATTAATTAGAGGTGGAACGTTGATAACTCCATGGGATGTCTCAGATAACATCGACTACAAAAAAACTATGGAAAACTTTGGGATAAAGCCCATAAATGAAATCATTAAGAACATTGAAAATCCCCACTACCTAATGAGAAGAGGGATTATTTTTGGGCATAGGGATTTTGAAAGAATCATTGACGCAATGAAAAATAAAAAGAAATTTGCCGTTGTTAGTGGAATGATGCCATCTGGTAGAATGCACTTTGGGCATAAGATGATTGTTGACCAACTCCTCTACTATCAGGATTATAACGCAGAGATCCACATTCCGATAGCAGATATGGAAGCGTATGCAGCAAGGGGTATGGACTTTGAAACCACAAAAAAACTTGCGGTTGAGGAATATATAACAAACTACATTGCACTTGGATTAGATCCAGAGAAGATAAATGTTTACTTACAATCAAAATACAACAAAGTTAAGGATTTAGCATATATACTATCAAAAAGAACAAATTTAAGTGAGATGAGGGCAATTTATGGGTTTGGTGGAGAGACAAATATTGGACACTTATTTGCTCCTTTAATTCAGGTTGCAGACATATTGCATCCGCAGTTGGAGGACGACCTAAAAACAAGTAGGGGAATTCCTGTTGTTGTGCCAGTTGGTATTGACCAGGACCCACACATAAGATTAACAAGAGACATTGCAAATAGGGCAAAGGAATACAAATTCATCC
The sequence above is a segment of the Methanotorris igneus Kol 5 genome. Coding sequences within it:
- the mmp11 gene encoding methanogenesis marker protein 11, which translates into the protein MEDLYYKRIVAMVDKGLNLVELVEEHPCPNGAEWVVYQYQRTSPLIVSAWREGNKHHFVTKIGKAELNLIPSLSAAGIEEVFLKGDNVHIVHAGLAGAGVGAEMRKKAENVVDVIIHQKGGGSKLGKAEVITPKMEKVIVGIDDTDTKEEGATWVLANEIGKVVEKKGYGYYMDHTIVQLYPGNPNKTQNCVSIALTFAVYPKYKYKIDDLIKKELKEKSLSDDTAMAIYYGITPSKSMKLFTLRAKRELVSIEDARAVAMQNDIRIIKVNGEGGIIGAVAALGLAEHHDIAAKLPEDI
- a CDS encoding tryptophan--tRNA ligase, whose translation is MITPWDVSDNIDYKKTMENFGIKPINEIIKNIENPHYLMRRGIIFGHRDFERIIDAMKNKKKFAVVSGMMPSGRMHFGHKMIVDQLLYYQDYNAEIHIPIADMEAYAARGMDFETTKKLAVEEYITNYIALGLDPEKINVYLQSKYNKVKDLAYILSKRTNLSEMRAIYGFGGETNIGHLFAPLIQVADILHPQLEDDLKTSRGIPVVVPVGIDQDPHIRLTRDIANRAKEYKFIPPSSTYHRFMTGLLGGKMSSSKPDTAIFLTDDEKSVKKKIMSCKTGGRSTLEEHKKLGGIPEECVVYELYAYHLIKDDKELLEIYEKCKKGELTCGKCKKYCYEKIVEFLKDLHEKREAAKEIAYKIINNQL